Proteins from a genomic interval of Spiroplasma diminutum CUAS-1:
- a CDS encoding polysaccharide deacetylase family protein, translated as MKFKNEKKLVNIFLIVIILISICFNILTFKTNYEVNKIKTNKNIVMLTFDDGPGKEDEQIMDILKDYNAKATFFGTGINYEKYWTDAVINKLVKRMILEGHSLGNHSYYHIKYNYNLNKAYKEFYKTSQMIVEIYRDNDIEMNISNIPVRMPFLQYYRGLNSLQNKLNINYFVRGYLGCDYNEAVCGKKKILKQYTNNIRKGQILVCHTRNYATQWLPDLLQYLENKSYKTANFTLGDYYFGNYGRLIF; from the coding sequence ATGAAATTTAAAAATGAAAAAAAATTAGTAAATATATTTTTGATAGTTATTATTTTAATCAGTATTTGTTTTAATATATTAACTTTTAAAACAAATTATGAAGTTAATAAGATTAAAACAAATAAAAACATTGTCATGTTAACATTTGATGATGGTCCAGGCAAAGAAGATGAACAAATAATGGATATTTTAAAGGACTATAATGCTAAGGCTACTTTTTTTGGAACAGGAATTAATTACGAAAAATATTGAACAGATGCAGTAATTAATAAACTTGTAAAAAGAATGATTTTAGAAGGCCATTCACTTGGAAATCATTCTTATTATCATATTAAATATAATTACAATTTAAATAAAGCATATAAAGAATTCTATAAAACTAGTCAAATGATTGTAGAAATTTATAGAGATAATGATATAGAAATGAATATATCAAATATTCCTGTCAGAATGCCTTTTTTACAATATTATAGAGGATTAAATTCTTTACAAAATAAGTTAAATATCAATTATTTTGTAAGAGGGTATTTAGGATGTGATTATAATGAAGCGGTATGTGGAAAGAAAAAAATATTAAAGCAATATACTAATAATATAAGAAAGGGTCAAATTTTAGTTTGTCATACTAGAAATTATGCAACACAATGATTACCTGATCTTTTACAATATCTTGAAAATAAATCATATAAAACAGCTAATTTTACTTTAGGAGACTATTATTTTGGTAATTATGGGAGACTTATATTCTAA